The Arvicola amphibius chromosome 6, mArvAmp1.2, whole genome shotgun sequence DNA window TATCACAGAGCTATACCCCCAATGTATTTTGATAGATGTTAAGTATTGCAAGGAAATTAATGCTATGCAGGGAGGGAATTCTTATTGAAATAACCTTATCAGGCTTTTCCCCCCGTATCAATCAAGCCTTCTCCAAGCTTGTGTCAATGCTTACCTACCAAGAAAGCCAAATTACCACGAAGTAAAAATAGTATTCCGCTTTTGAAGACAGTGTACTGCTTAGCATTTAGTGTCTCTCCCTTACAACTGAGCACCTTCTCTAGTTGTTTCACCCACCTGATTAGACCATGTCTGTGGCCCGTTTTCCAAGTTTGGTAGAGAAATGTTAAGTGCTGTAGGAAACTGATGTTCTTGCAAGCAAGCATTGTACCAGCCTTTAAAGCAGTGAATTTATACACGCATGGACATTAGTCTCAATAAACTTTGGTTTTGTTAATCATCGTTTTTGAGTGTTTTATGTACCTCATGGTTTTGTTTCAGTGTTCCTATTCCACCCAGTTAGAAAGACTTGCCATATCTGAAAGAACAACTCCATGCAGGATcctaaaatatatgtaaacatacTTGACTTTATTTGGTATAAACCTTATTTAGACATCCTTTAATGAAATGATAAGTTCATACAAACTATTTTGAAATGGATTTTTTACTTTTGGGTGGTTTCCTTATCTTATTAGGGTTGGGAAtgagtttctttattttaagggGTTGTAGTGTTGCAGCTGAGGCCTGCCCACCTTCAGCAATCTTTCTCTTACTAAGTTTTGTAAGGTCATCAAATGAAGTGTCCAAAATCTCTTTGTCCTGGCTTTCCAACAATTCAGTCTCTAAATTGTCTTTAGGAACTTGGGTTCTGTCTTGAAGCCATGGCACATGTAAGCTGGGCACCCTGGGAATGATGGCTCTTACTTCCTCAGCAAAGTCTATGGTGTTCTTTCTGAAGCCCAAGGCTAGCACACATTTTAAGCCGATGACGGGAGCAATTCTCTCGCTGAGCTGAGGAACCTGACAAGCAGGAACAGTTCTGCTTATACTCAGCTGAATCATGTGTGAGGTGATGATGGCAGGCTTGACTGACTTGCACACTAGAACCAGAAGCAGTTCATTCCTCTCTAGAGCTCTGGTGACTTCATTAACACCAATGACCAGCTGTTTTCTGACGTGGGCCGGCGTCCACCCTGACACCTGTAGATTCCCATCGTGCTCTTTCTCCTTCAGATCCTCACTAATCTCAACATCTAGGGTGCGTCTTTGCTTTTCTACAAAAggtgctttcttccttttcttatcttCAATTTTCTGAAATCCAATTGATTTAAACTTGTCTTCGAGGGTCTGTAATATAAAGTGTATGTCCTCTCTTTCCAAGGTGCTCCAACAAATGACATATGGGTTGTTCAGTGATGTCTTTACAACCAGAGGTCTAGTCTTCCGAATAGATCCCCTCTTTGGTGCTTGAGGGGCTGCGGCCATCTTGAAAGCCCttcagaaagaagcaagatgatgAGATTCTCATGTTAGCAAGGCATGTTCTGAGTATTTTGGTTATATTCTCCAGTCTCGTTTTTTTACTTCAGATTGATATACTGTAATAGCAAGTCTAATTAAGGCCCAACGAGGTAACCAGAAACATAACTTCTATGGTAAAATGAACTAATTTTAATTTCCCCTATTTTTTCATGATAAAACAGGCAATGTGTGAATGGCTGATGTTAATTTGTTAGCTTCTTCTGAACTCTAGCTGGCTGCttccactcatttatttttaaaaaataacattgaatAGGTTTGTGGATCATATCATAGAGCACAAGTGGGGGTCagaggttctctccttctaccatgtaaatCACAGGACTGTGGTCACAGGCCTTTATTCTCTGAATCATCTCAAGGGccccttatttattcatttatcagcACATATTCACTGAGCTTCTTCATTGGGCAGATGGTGTTACAGATGGTGTTCTAGGCACAGCTGCTGGTGGGCAACAAGACCCTGTGTCTGCCCACACAGAGCTTATACTCTTTAGTTTCTGAAAGTAataattaacctatttccatgGCTAAAACTTCTCTTCTGTACTTTGTCTCCTTCCTCCCATGATTCCCCAGGTTCCTTCCTAAAACACTTGGGGTATACTGGCACATTTTTCCCTTTACACGATCACATGACTACTGCGTTGGCAGgcaatttcataaaaattaaaaaaaaattttgtgatgaaataaaaattaatccatTAGGGAGAAATAAAGGGCTAGGCTCCTTCCGAAAGCATATTAAAAGCCAGTGGCCTATTCATAATCTAGAGACTGTATGGTATTAACCTTACAGAGTTAGCTAGGATGTTCTCAATCGCTCTCTAATtgagcattcattcatttagatTCAGTTTCTCTTTCCCAAAGGCAACTGCATACTTccttctcagttttctcattccTAGAGTTCATCTGAGGGCTGTAAAGACCCAGTTGACAAACTTAAGCAAGTCCCCTCTGATTAAGGGTCTTCTAATTCAGGGCACTTTCCACAACCCAATTCCCTAACACATCTGTAGGGTTCCCCAGTGTGTGGGTGGATTAGGAAGCAGACTCACAGTCCAAACAGAATTAGTTTTTCTGAAGACTTCTTTGAATTATGGCTCCATCTCAGAAACAACAGGTAGCTTTTAAGAACATAAAGATGGCTTATTCTCACCCTAGAACTATTGAGCTGTGGGAGTGCTCCCGAGCCATGGGGGTTGGCAAGGTGCCCAGGTGAATCCAGTTGCCTTTCCAAACGACAGCCCTAAGAAATGGTGTTGCAGACTTATTCCCCATGCCGATTCTTCTAGTCACCTTCATTCCAATGAGACCTGCAGCCTTGGTCCCATCAGTGCTACCCACTGGTGTTAATACTTCTTCCTTCCCCACACTGCACTGCACTCTCCCAGTCAATTCCTTATTAGCTCTGTGCTCCCCACAAACTCAGATTTAAGAACAAAAAGTCATCCAAGTCTAGTGAGGTGACTGCCAGAAACTGGCAAGATAACGGCCCcactacagctttttttttcttttctttttggttatgtttttcgagacagggtttctctgtagctttggagcctgtcctggaactagcccttgtagaccttgaacccacaaagatcagcctgcctctgcctccttagtgctgggattaaaggcgtgcgccaccaccgcctgactcacCACTAGTTTTTACCAAACTGCAAATCAGTTACTGTATCTGACTAAACCATCCATTGGTGTAAGAGGGACATTCACACTTAGATGCGCTGCAACCAAGTGGCACCAAGATTGGGATCACTTCTCTGATACACAGAACCTGAAAGGGGAGCTTTAAAAAGCTCTTTCTGCATAACGTGACTGCCGTGCCATATGAATTTTTAAGATGCTGATTAATAAGAACGGAGCttcacagacaga harbors:
- the Rpp38 gene encoding ribonuclease P protein subunit p38 produces the protein MAAAPQAPKRGSIRKTRPLVVKTSLNNPYVICWSTLEREDIHFILQTLEDKFKSIGFQKIEDKKRKKAPFVEKQRRTLDVEISEDLKEKEHDGNLQVSGWTPAHVRKQLVIGVNEVTRALERNELLLVLVCKSVKPAIITSHMIQLSISRTVPACQVPQLSERIAPVIGLKCVLALGFRKNTIDFAEEVRAIIPRVPSLHVPWLQDRTQVPKDNLETELLESQDKEILDTSFDDLTKLSKRKIAEGGQASAATLQPLKIKKLIPNPNKIRKPPKSKKSISK